One Silene latifolia isolate original U9 population chromosome 4, ASM4854445v1, whole genome shotgun sequence DNA segment encodes these proteins:
- the LOC141653938 gene encoding putative germin-like protein 2-1 translates to MSFYSVYAPDPPPLQDFCVAVNDTDFHVTINGNFCKNPNKVTSADFLFQGYNEPGDTNNRFGTAPVMTNVFRFPALNTLGISLGRVDFAPGGVNPLHFHPRASEMVTVLQGTLFAGFISGNLPGDINRLYSSVLHEGDIFVIPQSLIHFQINIGKKPAVANSAFGSQNPGRVDVNRAVFGSIPLIPDDVLTGTFQVNETIIEALRAQFMSYDD, encoded by the exons ATGTCATTTTACTCTGTCTATGCTCCTGATCCtcctccgcttcaagacttttgTGTTGCTGTCAATGACACCGATTTTCATG TAACGATCAATGGGAACTTCTGCAAGAACCCGAATAAAGTGACATCAGCCGATTTCCTATTCCAAGGGTACAACGAACCAGGCGACACAAACAACCGATTTGGAACCGCGCCTGTAATGACAAATGTGTTCAGGTTTCCTGCCTTGAACACACTCGGGATATCATTGGGTAGGGTCGACTTTGCCCCAGGCGGAGTAAACCCGCTTCATTTCCATCCCCGGGCTTCAGAAATGGTGACAGTGTTACAGGGTACCCTGTTTGCCGGGTTTATATCAGGCAATTTACCCGGCGATATTAACAGGTTATATTCATCTGTACTACATGAAGGTGACATTTTTGTGATTCCTCAATCACTTATCCATTTCCAGATTAACATTGGTAAAAAACCAGCTGTTGCAAACTCTGCGTTTGGTAGCCAGAACCCTGGCCGAGTTGATGTTAATCGGGCTGTTTTTGGGTCGATTCCACTGATTCCTGATGATGTTCTTACTGGGACGTTTCAGGTTAATGAAACTATTATTGAGGCTCTCAGGGCTCAGTTCATGTCATATGATGACTAA
- the LOC141651994 gene encoding putative germin-like protein 2-1: MINIITTYFIALIMIMSINMVYAADPNPLQDFCIALVNETHLPVAVNGFFCKRQKDVKSTDFLFQGYNTPLNTNNRYGAASRMINVFLFPAVNTLGIALGRIDFAPGGVNPIHYHPRSSEMFTVLHGTVFAGFVTSNLPGENEVNKLYSAVLNEGDIFVFPQGLPHFQLNLGNKPAVANAAFGSQNPGRVDINRAVFGSTPRIPDPVLLRSFQIDGNVLEALRAQFSESRE; encoded by the exons atgattaatattattactacttATTTTATAGCCTTAATTATGATTATGTCAATTAACATGGTCTATGCTGCTGATCCTAATCCTCTTCAAGACTTCTGTATTGCTCTTGTCAATGAAACCCATTTACCCG TAGCGGTCAATGGATTCTTCTGCAAGCGACAAAAAGACGTAAAATCAACCGATTTCCTATTCCAAGGGTACAACACACCACTGAACACAAACAATCGATATGGAGCCGCATCACGAATGATAAACGTCTTTCTCTTCCCTGCGGTGAACACATTGGGAATCGCACTGGGCCGGATTGATTTCGCCCCAGGAGGGGTGAACCCGATCCATTACCATCCCCGGTCTTCAGAAATGTTCACAGTATTACATGGTACCGTGTTTGCAGGGTTTGTAACAAGCAATTTACCAGGCGAAAACGAAGTTAACAAGCTTTATTCAGCTGTACTTAACGAAGGCGATATTTTCGTGTTTCCTCAAGGACTTCCACATTTCCAGCTTAATCTTGGTAACAAACCTGCTGTTGCAAACGCTGCGTTTGGTAGCCAGAACCCTGGCCGAGTTGATATTAATCGGGCTGTATTTGGGTCGACTCCGAGGATTCCTGATCCGGTTCTTCTTAGGAGTTTTCAGATTGATGGGAATGTTCTTGAGGCTCTTAGGGCTCAGTTTTCTGAATCTCGTGAATAA